Proteins from a single region of Stutzerimonas stutzeri:
- a CDS encoding RidA family protein has product MTLQRIESNPRMSAAVVHADLVFLAGQVPDDRGLGAAGQTREVLAKIDRLLAAAGSSREHLLSAQIWLKDIDADFAAMNEIWIDWLPAGCAPARATVQARLASPEVLVEIMVIAARA; this is encoded by the coding sequence ATGACCTTGCAACGCATCGAGAGCAATCCACGCATGTCCGCCGCAGTCGTTCATGCAGATCTTGTGTTCCTCGCCGGCCAGGTCCCGGACGACCGCGGCCTGGGTGCCGCCGGACAGACCCGCGAGGTGCTGGCGAAGATCGACCGGTTGCTGGCCGCCGCCGGCTCTAGTCGCGAGCACCTGCTCAGCGCGCAGATCTGGCTGAAGGACATCGATGCCGACTTCGCCGCCATGAACGAGATATGGATCGACTGGCTGCCAGCAGGCTGCGCGCCGGCACGCGCGACGGTGCAGGCGCGTCTGGCCTCACCCGAGGTGCTGGTCGAGATCATGGTGATCGCTGCGCGCGCCTGA
- a CDS encoding TAXI family TRAP transporter solute-binding subunit, which translates to MNHQIRNGLFGITLVGVLASALASTSVLAQERFVTIGTGGQTGVYYTAGQSVCRFLNRAEVKPAIKCNAPSTAGSVTNIVSLHKGEYDFGFIQSDHQHKALQGLAPFDKEGAVELRAVFSLQSEILTVVVRNDSGITDLAGLEGKRVNIGVPGSGSRDTFEEVMQAKGWTNASFTLAAELKPAEMASALGDNNLDAITYVVGHPSGAIQEALTNVKARIIPVQGAEIDNLLAKADYYSAVEIPAGLYPGVDGAIPSIGGKAVLATTSKTDPEVVYQLVKSVFDNLDRFKRLHPAFADLKAEDMIRVGLTAPLHEGAERYYKEKGWL; encoded by the coding sequence ATGAACCACCAGATCCGTAACGGCCTGTTCGGCATCACCCTGGTCGGCGTGCTCGCCAGCGCCTTGGCGAGCACCAGCGTGCTGGCACAGGAGCGCTTCGTCACCATCGGCACCGGAGGGCAGACTGGCGTGTATTACACCGCCGGCCAGTCGGTGTGCCGCTTCCTCAATCGTGCCGAGGTGAAACCCGCCATCAAATGCAACGCACCCTCCACCGCGGGCAGCGTGACCAACATCGTGTCGTTGCACAAAGGCGAGTACGACTTCGGCTTCATCCAGTCCGACCATCAGCACAAGGCGCTGCAGGGCCTGGCGCCCTTCGACAAGGAAGGCGCCGTCGAACTGCGCGCCGTGTTCTCACTGCAGTCGGAGATTCTCACCGTGGTCGTTCGCAACGACAGCGGCATAACCGATCTGGCCGGACTCGAAGGCAAGCGGGTGAACATCGGCGTGCCCGGCTCGGGTAGTCGCGACACCTTCGAGGAGGTCATGCAGGCCAAGGGCTGGACCAACGCCAGCTTCACCCTGGCCGCGGAACTCAAACCGGCGGAAATGGCTTCCGCCCTGGGTGACAACAACCTTGACGCCATCACCTATGTGGTCGGCCATCCGAGCGGTGCGATCCAGGAAGCCTTGACCAATGTGAAGGCCAGGATCATTCCCGTGCAGGGCGCCGAGATCGACAACCTGCTAGCCAAGGCCGATTACTACAGCGCAGTGGAAATTCCCGCCGGGCTCTATCCGGGCGTGGACGGCGCCATTCCATCGATCGGCGGCAAGGCCGTGCTGGCGACCACCAGCAAGACCGACCCGGAGGTCGTCTACCAGCTGGTCAAGTCGGTGTTCGACAACCTCGACCGGTTCAAGCGCCTGCATCCGGCCTTTGCCGATCTCAAAGCCGAAGACATGATTCGCGTCGGACTGACTGCGCCACTGCACGAGGGCGCCGAGCGTTATTACAAGGAGAAAGGTTGGCTGTAG
- a CDS encoding TonB-dependent siderophore receptor, with the protein MLVGVPLAGAQEAAVLDSVTITADQERADGPVQGYRAKRTRSATKTDTPIEEIPQSISVVPASVLQDLDSPRVEKALDFAGGVARQNDFGGLTMYEYSVRGLTTGEFYKDGFSVNRGFMNPPDASNIERVEVLKGPSASLYGRGDPGGTINIVSKRPQLDSFARLDLSAGRWDRYRTALDVNTPLDEDGNMLYRMNIAIEDGNSFRDHREAERQFVAPSFSWELSPDTRLLVQAEVVRNRQTFDRGVVAPGGDLGKVSRSAFYGEPSDGPISNDNETLQAELEHDLNEVWTLRLASHYKQGRMDGYATEAAAVAADGRTLTRNLRYRDYDWQDAITQLELRGRFDTGSIEHQLLIGTEYERYALSEFMLRSNNLRTIDLYNPVYGAPRPAFNPARTVDRNELVHSRALNLQDQMRFTDKLFGVIGARYDHYEQRLDNEVAGRRTEQTHEKVTPRVGVLYQLIPEVGLFANASQSFKPNNGADVSGATFDPEEGVGYEAGVKLDLFDGRLGLTAAAFHLTKENVLTSDPANDGFQIAAGEVRSRGIDLQLAGQLTDAIRVIGGYAYVDAEVTRDNTLASGSRLLNVPRHSGSLLTTYEFLDGDLRGLSLGGAVNYVGDRAGQADSDFELPSYTTVDLLARYKATQKLTLGVNLNNAFDRTYYERSYSNVWVMPGEPRNLSVSLSVEL; encoded by the coding sequence CGCGCCAAACGCACGCGCAGCGCGACGAAAACCGACACACCCATCGAGGAAATACCCCAGTCGATCAGCGTCGTTCCAGCATCCGTGCTGCAGGATCTGGACAGCCCGCGCGTTGAGAAGGCGCTGGACTTCGCCGGCGGTGTCGCCAGGCAGAACGACTTCGGTGGCCTGACCATGTACGAGTACAGCGTGCGCGGGCTGACCACCGGAGAGTTCTACAAGGACGGTTTCAGCGTCAACCGCGGCTTCATGAACCCACCGGACGCTTCCAATATCGAGCGGGTCGAAGTGCTCAAGGGGCCTTCGGCCAGCCTTTACGGACGCGGTGATCCGGGCGGCACGATCAATATCGTCAGCAAGCGCCCGCAGCTGGACAGCTTTGCCCGTCTCGATCTCAGCGCCGGTCGCTGGGATCGCTATCGCACTGCGCTGGACGTGAACACGCCGCTCGATGAAGACGGCAACATGCTCTATCGCATGAACATCGCCATCGAAGATGGCAATAGCTTCCGCGATCATCGCGAGGCTGAGCGCCAGTTCGTCGCGCCGTCCTTCAGCTGGGAGCTGAGCCCTGATACGCGGCTGCTGGTGCAGGCAGAGGTGGTGCGCAACCGCCAGACCTTCGATCGCGGCGTGGTCGCGCCCGGTGGCGACCTGGGCAAGGTGTCCCGCTCAGCGTTCTATGGCGAACCCTCGGATGGGCCGATCAGCAACGACAACGAAACGCTGCAGGCCGAACTCGAACACGACCTCAACGAAGTCTGGACGCTGCGCCTGGCCAGCCACTACAAGCAGGGCCGGATGGATGGCTACGCGACCGAAGCGGCAGCGGTCGCAGCAGACGGCCGCACGCTGACACGCAACCTGCGCTATCGCGACTACGACTGGCAGGACGCGATCACCCAACTGGAGCTGCGCGGGCGTTTCGATACCGGCTCGATCGAGCATCAGCTGTTGATCGGCACCGAGTACGAGCGTTACGCCCTGAGCGAGTTCATGCTGCGCTCCAACAACCTGCGCACCATCGATCTCTACAACCCGGTCTACGGTGCGCCACGTCCGGCATTCAACCCGGCGCGTACGGTTGACCGTAACGAGCTGGTGCATAGCCGGGCGCTGAATCTGCAGGATCAGATGCGCTTTACCGACAAGCTCTTCGGGGTCATCGGCGCCCGCTATGACCACTACGAGCAACGTCTGGACAATGAGGTTGCTGGCCGGCGCACCGAGCAGACTCATGAAAAGGTCACGCCTCGTGTCGGTGTGCTCTATCAGCTGATACCGGAGGTCGGGCTGTTCGCCAACGCCTCGCAGTCATTCAAACCGAACAACGGTGCAGACGTCAGCGGCGCCACTTTCGATCCGGAAGAAGGCGTGGGTTATGAGGCAGGGGTCAAACTCGACCTGTTCGATGGCCGTTTGGGGCTCACCGCCGCAGCCTTCCACCTGACCAAGGAAAACGTGCTGACCAGCGATCCGGCGAACGACGGTTTTCAGATTGCCGCCGGCGAGGTGCGCAGCCGCGGGATTGACCTGCAGCTGGCAGGACAGCTGACCGACGCGATTCGCGTGATCGGTGGCTATGCCTATGTGGATGCCGAGGTGACCCGCGACAACACCCTGGCCAGCGGCAGCCGGCTGCTCAACGTGCCACGCCATAGCGGCAGCCTGCTGACCACCTACGAATTCCTCGATGGCGATCTCAGAGGGCTCTCCCTTGGCGGCGCGGTGAACTACGTGGGTGATCGGGCAGGGCAGGCCGATAGCGACTTCGAGTTGCCGTCGTACACCACCGTGGATCTGCTGGCGCGCTACAAGGCGACGCAAAAGCTGACCCTCGGCGTGAACCTGAACAACGCCTTCGACCGGACCTACTACGAGCGCTCCTACAGCAACGTCTGGGTCATGCCGGGTGAGCCGCGCAACCTGAGTGTTAGCCTGTCCGTGGAACTCTGA